A single window of Nicotiana sylvestris chromosome 3, ASM39365v2, whole genome shotgun sequence DNA harbors:
- the LOC104236061 gene encoding uncharacterized protein, whose amino-acid sequence MPSYSEFMKDLVTKKRSMNFETIKVTHQVNEIVHSMAPKLEDPNAFTIPCTIESDNFVKSLCDLGVSINLMPYSIFKILGIGKPRPTSMRLKMADRTMKRPLGVIEDVLVHVYKFILLENFVILDCEVDYKVSIMLGSPSLAMGKALCDVEAGELTFRVGDEQVVLHVCKSICQSNINEVCSFVDLVTNIIIYNTSATINVGDMLESVLLNFDDEEMDGFMACVSTLQGMGSYNYAPQKLYLDLKNRKNPPT is encoded by the coding sequence ATGCCTAGTTATTCCGAGTTTATGAAAGATCTTGTGACCAAGAAGAGGTCGATGAATTTTGAAACTATCAAGGTCACTCATCAAGTGAATGAAATTGTTCATTCCATGGCTCCTAAATTGGAGGATCCCAATGCTTTCACGATTCCTTGTACTATTGAAAGTGACAATTTTGTTAAAtctctttgtgatcttggggtgagtatcaatttgatgccctactcgattTTCAAAATTTTAGGGATTGGGAAGCCAAGACCCACATCTATGAGGTTGAAAATGGCAGATCGTACCATGAAGAGGCCATTGGGAGTGATTGAGGATGTGTTAGTCCATGTTTATAAGTTTATTCTTCTGGAGAACTTTGTTATTCTagattgtgaggttgattatAAAGTGTCTATCATGCTTGGGAGTCCTTCCCTTGCTATGGGTAAGGCACTTTGTGATGTGGAAGCTGGAGAACTCACTTTCCGGGTTGGTGATGAACAAGTGGTATTACATGTGTGCAAGTCTATCTGTCAAtctaatatcaatgaagtatgttcTTTTGTTGACTTGGTGACCAATATCATTATTTATAATACAAGTGCTACAATCAATGTTGGTGACATGTTGGAATCCGTATTGCTCAACTTCGATGATGAAGAGATGGATGGTTTCATGGCATGTGTGAGCactttgcaaggaatggggtctTACAACTATGCACCCCAAAAGTTATATTTGGATCTTAAGAATAGGAAGAATCCTCCTACATAG